Sequence from the Cellulomonas fimi ATCC 484 genome:
ACCGTCGCGGACCCGACGGGCACGACGGTCCTCGGCACGCTCAACAACTGCGCGGGCGGGACGACCCCGTGGGGCACCGTGCTGTCGGGCGAGGAGAACGTCAACCAGTACTTCCGCACCGCCGGCACGAGCCCCGCCGACAAGCGGTACGGCTTCGCGGACAAGGCGACGACGCGCGGCTGGGAGGCGGTCGACCCGCGGTTCGACGCGCGCACGCCCGGCTACGAGAACGAGCCGAACCGCTTCGGGTGGGTCGTCGAGATCGACCCGCAGGACCCGACCGCGCCGCCCGTCAAGCACACCGCCCTCGGCCGGTTCAAGCACGAGGGCGCGAACGTCATCGTCGGCCGGTCCGGCCATGTGGCCGCGTACATGGGCGACGACGAGCGGTTCGACTACCTGTACAAGTTCGTCTCGAAGGACCGCTACCGCGCCGGCGCCCGGCACCGGGCCCGCAACAAGCAGCTGCTGTCCGCGGGGAACCTGTACGTTGCCCGCTTCCGCGGCGACTCGCCCGTCGAGGAGATCACGGGCACCGGCGCACTGCCGTCCGACGGCGCGTTCGACGGCACCGGCGAGTGGGTGCCGCTCGTCCTGGACGGCGTCAGCCAGGTCCCCGGCTTCACGACCGAGGAGGTCCTCGTCCACACCCGCCTCGCGGCGGACGCGGTGGGCGCGACGAAGATGGACCGCCCCGAGGACGTCGAGCCGAACCCCGTGACGGGCCGCGTGTACGTCGCGTGCACCAACAACTCGGACCGGGGTGCCGCGAACAAGGAGGGCGCGACCGAGCCGAACCCCCGCGTGGCGAACCGCAACGGCCACGTCGTCGAGATCACCGAGTCGGGGAACGACCCGCGCTCGACGACCTTCGGCTGGAGCATCCTGCTGCTGTGCGGCGACCCCGCGACCACGACCGGGACGTACTTCGCGGGCTTCCCGCCCGAGAAGGTGTCGCCGATCTCCTGCCCCGACAACGTCGCGTTCGACTCGTCGGGCAACCTGTGGATCTCGACCGACGGCCAGCCGGGCTCGATCGGCTACTGCGACGGCCTGTTCAAGGTGCCGCTCGAGGGCCGCGAGCGTGGCCGCGTCCAGCAGTTCCTGTCCGTGCCGCGCGGCGCGGAGACGTGCGGGCCGGTGATCCGCGACCGCGACGAGATGGTCTACGTCGCCGTCCAGCACCCGGGCGAGGACGGCTCGTGGGCCGCCCAGCAGTCGTTCTTCCCGGACTACGTGGCCCCCGGCACCCTGTCGGCGGGCCTCTGGGGTGGCCCCCGCCCCTCGGTGGTCCAGGTCTACCGGACGCCCCGTTCGTAGCCGGGACCCGTTGACACCGACCTGGTTGTCGTTCTGCGACCCGAGAACGACAACCAGGTCGGTGTCGACCGTCGATCGCGAGCCGTCCACGAGGACGTCTCCGCGATGCGGCGTCCACAGGGCGTCGGTCGGGAGTCCTCGGTGGGGCCGGCCGCCGGTGTCGTGGGCGGATGCGCCCGCCGTTCGTCGTCCCCCGTGACCTCCTCGTGCTCGCCTCCCGGCAGGGCGGTCTCGTCTCCACCGCCCAGGCGGACCGCGCGGGGGTCGACGGTCGCCGACGGGCGACGCTCGTCCG
This genomic interval carries:
- a CDS encoding PhoX family protein; its protein translation is MTTTDDRPGPARPATPTTPAAPAPARRALLPFLPMAGHTAGKRSPVTCHLKCGDACAQPAPNSSGNPYFRDVVETALSRRAVLAGALVAGAAVAIAPVVGDALPAAAHDRGRPSGRLGFRAIAPVPAATDAFVVPEGYQWRPLVRWGDPLLSPADTFDPATLTPEVAERLFGYNCDYVDILEDPDGRTGVLVVNHEYTNEGIMFPPAATPEELDRQRRVAMASHGLSVVGLHRRRKGTPWEYRVGARVNRRITATTPFAVDGPAAGSALLRTVADPTGTTVLGTLNNCAGGTTPWGTVLSGEENVNQYFRTAGTSPADKRYGFADKATTRGWEAVDPRFDARTPGYENEPNRFGWVVEIDPQDPTAPPVKHTALGRFKHEGANVIVGRSGHVAAYMGDDERFDYLYKFVSKDRYRAGARHRARNKQLLSAGNLYVARFRGDSPVEEITGTGALPSDGAFDGTGEWVPLVLDGVSQVPGFTTEEVLVHTRLAADAVGATKMDRPEDVEPNPVTGRVYVACTNNSDRGAANKEGATEPNPRVANRNGHVVEITESGNDPRSTTFGWSILLLCGDPATTTGTYFAGFPPEKVSPISCPDNVAFDSSGNLWISTDGQPGSIGYCDGLFKVPLEGRERGRVQQFLSVPRGAETCGPVIRDRDEMVYVAVQHPGEDGSWAAQQSFFPDYVAPGTLSAGLWGGPRPSVVQVYRTPRS